In the genome of Verrucomicrobiia bacterium, one region contains:
- a CDS encoding response regulator: protein MARGKILIIDDEMEIRDFLKDFFEDREFDVQTAPNGEQGVEIFKPGAFDLVICDMLMPRMIGLEVLRRIKEAAPQQAVIMMTGVKEGSMVDKAKKLGCYHYLTKPVGLSDLEAKVNECFT from the coding sequence ATGGCCAGAGGAAAAATCCTGATCATCGACGATGAAATGGAAATCCGGGACTTCCTGAAAGATTTTTTCGAAGACCGGGAGTTTGACGTGCAGACTGCGCCCAACGGCGAGCAGGGTGTGGAAATTTTCAAGCCCGGCGCTTTTGATCTCGTGATCTGCGACATGCTCATGCCGCGGATGATCGGGCTCGAGGTCCTTCGCCGCATCAAGGAAGCCGCTCCGCAGCAAGCCGTCATCATGATGACCGGCGTCAAAGAAGGTTCCATGGTGGACAAGGCCAAGAAGCTCGGGTGTTACCACTACCTCACCAAACCCGTCGGCCTTTCCGATCTCGAGGCCAAAGTCAACGAGTGCTTCACCTAA